In Phacochoerus africanus isolate WHEZ1 chromosome 1, ROS_Pafr_v1, whole genome shotgun sequence, the following are encoded in one genomic region:
- the FANCD2OS gene encoding FANCD2 opposite strand protein has product MRPGNSGRHSGACGPRSSAGLSMAGYQLWSPWTPLDESFQWLRHTTPTPSSKHPFRASPCFPHTPSDLEVQLCFQEVTLVLDSPFLEPGVSPKLPCHTSELRTMNNKKALVRKPQPVRLSGVDSVFGRVITAQPPKWTGTFRVSDKSAFCKIISQEHQWPTGLKEPQIQMTVTMCKQMLRSILLLYATYKKCTFALQHSR; this is encoded by the exons ATGCGGCCTGGAAACAGCGGCCGCCACTCTGGAGCGTGTGGCCCTCGGAGTTCAGCAG GACTGTCAATGGCAGGATACCAGCTCTGGTCACCATGGACCCCGCTGGACGAAAGCTTCCAGTGGCTGCGGCACACAACGCCTACACCTTCTTCTAAGCACCCTTTTAGGGCTTCCCCCTGCTTCCCACATACCCCTTCTGATCTTGAAGTGCAGCTGTGCTTTCAAGAGGTCACTCTAGTCCTAGACAGCCCATTCCTGGAGCCTGGGGTGAGTCCCAAGTTGCCCTGTCACACATCGGAGCTCCGAACCATGAACAACAAGAAAGCACTGGTTAGGAAGCCCCAGCCTGTCCGCCTCAGTGGAGTGGATTCTGTCTTTGGCAGGGTCATCACGGCTCAGCCGCCAAAATGGACTGGGACCTTCAGAGTTTCAGACAAGTCAGCCTTTTGCAAAATCATCAGCCAGGAGCACCAGTGGCCCACTGGACTTAAGGAGCCTCAGATTCAGATGACAGTGACCATGTGCAAACAGATGCTGCGCTCCATCCTCCTGCTGTATGCGACATACAAGAAGTGTACCTTTGCCTTGCAACACTCCAGGTAA
- the BRK1 gene encoding protein BRICK1, whose translation MAGQEDPVQREIHQDWANREYIEVITSSIKKIADFLNSFDMSCRSRLATLNEKLTALERRIEYIEARVTKGETLT comes from the exons ATGGCAGGCCAAGAGGATCCCGTGCAGCGGGAGATTCACCAGGATTGGGCGAACCGGGAGTACATTGAAGTCATCACCAGCAGCATCAAGAAAATCGCAGACTTTCTCAACTCGTTTG ATATGTCTTGTCGTTCAAGACTCGCAACACTAAACGAGAAATTGACAGCTCTTGAACGGAGAATAGAGTACATTGAAGCAAGG GTGACAAAAGGTGAGACTCTCACCTAG